In Montipora foliosa isolate CH-2021 chromosome 9, ASM3666993v2, whole genome shotgun sequence, the DNA window ACGGGAGTGTAACTATTGTGTTGACTATCATGCACAGATCTTGAGGTGAGCCTAACCCCTTCCCACCATATTTTCCGAAGAATAAAAGAAAGCGGACTATAGTGACGAGATTGGCCAGGTCTAAGTTTTCCCTGTTGGCAAGCGCGTGTGCATATGATGCCATTCAACAGAGACCCtaaaatatatagaggatattaaatggccgcttggagatacgaaatttctcttctcgtgttgaaaaatatttcacggaaaacgaagacccggcagaaaaaaataacatatcaAAACGCAAATACAAAACACatcattcttgttttttaaAACGATcgataaacaatttttttttgtgaattgCCGCAGGATCTTGCTTTCCACACATCTAGGCCTGtatgtggaaaacgaagacccgtaTAGAAAAGTAGAATGACGAACAGAGAGAAGCCAAACACAACAATCCTATTGTTTGCAATGGTCGACGAGTAATTTCAGGCGAATTATCGCAGCTCATACACATGTCCCGAGCACAAAGTGGCCGTGCACAGGCATATTTACCGGACACTAAATCACCTACATGCAAAGAATTCGCACACTGATTTTTCTTACTAGTTAACGCTTTAAAAGTATATATTTACTTTTTTAATAGGGAAAATTCCTTCCAAAACGAAGAAAAGAACATATCACGAGAGCAACTTGTATGTCGACTAACCCATATTTAAAGCTGAAATGATAATGgtgatttgtatttttatcAGAAAAGCGTGAGCTCTTCAGAATATTTCAGGAAAGTTATGACCAATCAAACTAAAGTTCAGGAAAGGTTTGCAGctattattcttttattttctcaCGTTTGGTGTTTTCCAGTGGAATGCTAGGCACCCGGCGCAAAATTACTTGTTGCACTTTTGCCACGCTTACTCAAAGACGTATACATTTAACATTGCTAAATCCATTTGCCCTTTCAGATTATTActatttggggggggggggggggggaattgtCCCGTAATAAAGTTAAGACCCAGAAAAGACTGCAAAGAACAATAAAACTTACAGCAGACGATCTTTGCAAGAGGAGCATTTCACACTTATTAGTTTGATGCGGGCGAAAGAGAAGAACAAATGGGATATAAGTTTCCGGAAAAGCGCGCGCCAACAGCGAAACTAAGACCCTAGCAATGATGGATGGAATGCCGTATTTATTTTCACCATACGCCGAACGGAGCATTTAGTTTAATAACGGGCATCGCACAAAACTCACGGCTCGCTAAACGAATACAAAAATTCCTGACATCCGTTACGAAAAAGGACATGGCGTCTGTTGCAAATCTGATGAAGGTAAGAGAgataaaaaatggaagaaaatgaaGGGTGTCAGTTTTCCAGTTTAACcttcttttttttgtcttggGAAAGGTTGGAAACGGCGCACATTGTGTTTTGAAGCATCATCTTGATCATGCTTCTCAATATCACAAAAATGTGCGCTGAAGCTAAGCGGTTGGTCATCAGCTTTCTccctgtttaatttttttttcgcacaTTGTTCAGGTTATCTAGTACACGACATTTGCGAGGATACTACTGATTATAATATGAATGGTCGCTGATTAGAGTGATAGTTTGGATCcgaaattttgtttgttgtctACTCTCGGCACAGGCGCCCAAAGCTCAGTGgaagggaaagccaacaaaaatatctaGGATCTGTATGGAAATCCCTATAAAAGACCTGAAAAGAtagttttacaaaaaaaattctcaattaaataGGCAAACCTTATTGTCTTTGTGGGTCACCTcccgtgtgtgtgtgtgttttcttgttttttcagaTTCGACGCGAATAGGCCCATATTACttaatgtccaaacaaaaggttacgcccgtcgaacctctcattcagtgtgaggctggacgggcaaagacaatgcaaagacaaagcctttactccccacggactccaaaatggccgccgagtgataaaggagAATTGAGACAATATCAGTTCCTCGTCAATCACCTACAACATCGAGGACCCATGACCATTATACACTCAAGATGGAAATGAGCTAGAGTGGAAGGAtgactttaaggacgttcgcgagaaaattttctaacattgattttttcctccattaaatgatgagttagtgatgtccgaaatttaaaaatatatcaagcgccttgcagccgcaagatagcaggattccatgtcccgaggacagaaatcttgaatttttttaaacttcccacattgattttttgttcatttttgaacaatgtggagataattgtgaATAAAACctatttctgaaaagaaaagtaggggtcattgagcatccaagatcgttaaatccaagcaaagctatagcaatggccatcagccctatcattgttcgttttagtacttagcgcgcgcgctcgatgcaagATGtagcatgtgaatttgcgtgcgctgtaaggatgcgcagtggCAATGAGTGCGAACGACCTTAAGTACCTCGGGTCATGTGTCGATAGCTGTGGTAAGGATATCGCAATTAGAACGCTCAGGCCTGGAAAGCATTCAATGGTATGTCAAGAATATGGTACTCCAAAATGAAATCATATCTGAAAAAGAGGTTCTTCGTAGCCACAGTGGAATCCAACCTGTTACATGGCTGTGAAGGCTAGCAGGACAAATCCCTCAATGTAACGTACATATAAATGCTACGCAAAGCCCTCAACATACATTGGAGCAGTCACACACCAAACGAACTGTATGGTGAGGTACCAGCAGTCAGTGAAAAGATAGCATCACGCCGAATTCAGCTCGCGGGTCACTGTCATCGtgaattctcaggagcccaccAAATTGGGTCTCTTGGCCTACCGATAATTATTGGCCATTCAGCGCGTTCTCCATTCTCTCCGTTGCTTCAGTCCCAAATCTAGGTTGAGAGGTTCACTGAAGATCAAGGGGCTCTCCTGGGACTGTTCAAGTTGGTAGCAACCCCTTAAAGATCCTCCAATTGTTAGCGTTCGACGTTACAGTTCACCAGCATTAATTGGAAACATTTCTGTTTCCAAGGATGGCGGAAAAGATTGCCTTCGTTCTTAATTCATTACGGAGGTTTTTAAGTTAGTCAGCCATTTGTCAAAACTCCCCTATATCTTTTGCACGGTGACATTTCATGCGGAGTAGGGTATTGCTCAATTCAGCTTTCAAAAACCGAGTTTCAAACAGTCGACAAGGGAAGATGTATCACGTTGAAGGTTTAAATTACAACGTATCCATATTCTATGATATTTAACAATAGCTATtcacccgtggcccttgagggcgaagggtctaattgttttagatcacccaactagtcgcacagaaaaggcaataataaagttagcagatgcaaatagaaaatatatttatttgggaataaaccAAAAGAAACCATCACGCTTTTCACGCtttgtagccaatcaaaatgcagcatttgcattagtccaatGGTTGGGCGATACTAATATCGGATATTAGGTCCATAAGGTCTTTTGAATAGTTTACCATAATGATCGCAAAATCAGTCAATTAAGTTCAACCGACTGGAAATTGCATTTGAAACCAACAAACCACTGTTTTCTTTACATCAATCCAGAGTCCAAAGGTTCCTTATTTGAGAGATCATTTAGCTTCACTTTTACGTGAAAAACGCACACAGGAAACGGCAGCTACTACTtttcataaaagcatgaaaatttcTCTTCCTAACTTGTCTATCCGGCTTGTCTGGCTGACAGGTTATATTTAATTTCTGTATATATACATTTAGCTTGAACAAAGAAGTTTAAGAAATTTCAACTTGGCGTTAGGCGTTTGCCCTGAACGCGGTACTAAAACTCTCTTTTGAGACAATTAAGTCCACTTGCCACTTACCACACAGTGGATTAGCAGCCGTTTAGTATGTTGCAAccagtacaaaaaaaaaaaaccacggTACTAAACACGGGTAGTTTTCGGTAACAGGTTTCAATAATCTTCCATTAAGACTGTGTATGAATAACCTCTCTGAACGCCAATACCAACAAAGACTAAACCAATACACATCAGTGTATCCACCAGATACCTAACTGCCGATGTGTATTAATAGCAACAATGAGACCCTTATCATCGCATTTTAAATAGAAAGTGGTTGCCAACATCCCAACATGACCCGGTAGGAAACAATAAGTAGATGAATTTTGGAAGTAACGATGCTATTCAATGTATGTGGCTGAATTGAAAGTGTCCTTTATTTTATGAAGTAAGTTCGCCTTTCACTTGACTGAGAATGTGAATTTGTGTACATCGATAAATTCATTAATTTCCGCCCTTGCTTTCTTCTCGTCTTACAATCTTATTATACTTACTGGACCAGGATACGTCAGTGTATCCACCAAATATGTAGCTGCCAACTTTGATTATAGTAACAGTGGGACCCTTTCCATCACAGTTGCCGTGAAAGGTCGATGCTGCCCAGCCATCTGTCTTAGCGCGCCAACACCTCACAAACCTGCTGCGAGATGGACTCTGCAGGACTGGAGCTAGGAAACAATTCAGCTTGTTGAGGTACTTTCCATCGAGGTTGCCAAGAATACTCGATGAGCCGAGCGCTTCTTTCAGCAGCAGATTATTTTAGCAGAAAAACAGAAGAGAGAAAACAATGAGTTAGAATGTTTTTCACACTTGTGAGTATCGTAGCTTCAATGGCCTAATCTCAAAGGGCCAGACACCCGACTAGGCCCAATTATTCAAAAGCCGACTGCTACTAATCCGCATTTAATTACCAACCGAGGTCCGAGGTTTGAACTGTACCCGTCAAAAAAGTAAAAGGAAGGCAACAGGCTAAGAAAGACATTGAAGGTGAAAAGTCTTGTTGAAACATTTTTTGATCAGCGAAATAATCTTCAAATTGAAAAGTTTCCAAAATGTCCACATTAGCttaaaagaatacatgcccgctcgacggaaactgcctgcaatcatcagtaatctaccaagccaccgttacacgtaaagacaacaacacaaccgaaacatacatcggactcacagagaacgacttcaaaacgagatacagaaaccacactgcatcattccggcacgctaaacacagaaactccaccgaactcagcaagcatatctggaccctcaaagacaacaacatcgaacacttatttcctggcgcattctctcatcgcactcgccgtacaacagctcaagcaaaagatgtaacctctgcctcaaagaaaaattcctaatcatctgccgacctgaactatcaacactaaacaaacgtaatgaactcgtgtcttcttgccgccacagaaacaaagccctcctgcgcaataactaaacttaatttcgcactgcataaattagacaaactagattgtatataagcgatggtaaagtttattctcattaaatcccctgatgagtgggcgaccacgaaacaggcttgtagggatgaacttgtagtttatttgtctttttcttccatatatactacgctctactccTATGccattgagcactgttttacgaaaatcaagtttcacacttggcaccgcttgcttttgttgctgtaggccggggcggtcgctaaaatactccagttaattgtaaaattggtgttgctgtctttgagtgtccagatATGTTTTGATAGTTCCGTGCATGCTGTTTGAATAGTTTCTGTTCCGAAAGGAAAGTTTGTGCTGCGTGTAACgttgtttaaaagttcctttTGTTAGTCCAATGTAGTTCTTTCCGATGGGGTCGCTTTCTGTTGTTACGTTGGCGTTGTAGACGACGCTTGAGGTCACACAGTTGTTTTTCAGAGGGCAGTCGTTTTTCTTCCTGCAGTTACAGTTGCTTTCCGTGGAGGGTGTCTTGCTTGATTGGaggatttttctgttgtgcttctTAATTAATATGGTTTGTAGGTTGTctgtgcagctataactgacttttatgttgtttttgttgaagatcttgttgtaccgatgatttttcggaaaatgtttGCAGACGAGGTTCAGGAACTCTCTGCCGATGTTTGTCTGTACGTTCATGCTGTAGGGCGGATtaaaccaaattatgtttctttgtctgTTCTTGCGGCTGTTATGTGCGGTGTGCCTTACGCCTTGTTCTGTTGTAGCGCGTTTGTATGTAAATTTACGCAGTGTTTgtgatataaaaataagtgcGCATCAGCGTGAATAAAACTCCTGAAGAGTGAGGCTTCAAGCCTTACGAAACAGGCATGTAGGGCAATTACCGTGTAGCcatgttttaattctcacagcccTCTATAGTTACGCTCTACCTTGTATTGAACACTCTAACTGGCTCGATCACCACCGCtttttgattatatatatatgtattgtTCAATGTACATCGCTCCGGTTCACAGATAATGACAAATTTCTCGCTCAAGCATAAATTACAATGTTTAGTTGAACTGCTGTACGGTTTAGCGCGGCAAacaatttgccatgtaatttcaTGCTCTATGTTGTTATCTTTTAGCGACCATACGTGCTTGCTGAGTTCAGTTGAATTTCTATAGCTCTTACGTTCGAAAGATGTTTTATGATTTCTGTAACGTTCTTAAAGTCATATGCCGTCAGGCCTACGTATGTTTCAAATTTGTCATTGTCTTTTCTTCTAATCTTTGCCTGATAAACTACACCAGAAGTCAAACATTGACCGTTTAAGGGGCACTCGCTCATTTTACGGCAATTACAGAGCTTGGTTTTAGCGCTCTCCAGGGAGGGGCTATAGGCCGTCAATAGTCGCTTGTTGTGGCTGTCGATTAGTTGTTTTACATTGCTCATACTCCggttgaaaatcttgttcagggTGTGGCCCCGAGGAAAACACCTGTCCACGAGTGCTAAGAATTTCTTCCCGATGTTGGTGCTAACACTCTTACTAAATGGGGTGTTGAACCAGAGGATGTTGCGGGTTTAGCGAATAGAATTCGTTTCAATTGTGTTAACTTGTGAAGAACACCTAAAACGTAAGGGAAGCACATCCCTACGGCCTTTGCTTCTCTTAACACTTCTCTAGCTTCCTCAAGAAAATCCCAGGTCCTTACGTAACTCAATGCAAAAGCACACGAGAAACACGATTTGTATTTACTTTTCTACTACATTATGCTCAACAAATAAGCCGCTCTTCCAGCAAGGTGGCACTTATCACTGAATTGGCTCACCTTTCCGAACTTCCAAAGTGGCAACCGTTTCAACAACAAATACTCCAGCACTTGTAGCGGTACAAAAGTAATTCCCCGCGTCACTCATTTGAAGGTTTGTGATAGTTAACATGCCATTGATTTGCTGACTTCGTCCAACTGGCAACTGACCTCCTTGTTTCCTCCAGCTGATGGTTGGTCGTGGATCTCCAGTAGCGCTGCAATTTAACCTCGCACTAGTACCACAGCCTAATATCATTACAATCTTCGAAGGAGGTTTGATCGTAAACTGAGGAAGCGAGACCACGACCAACATAGTTTTCTTTTCAGCTCTTCCAAGGAGATTTGATGCAGAACAGAAATAAAAGTCCGAGTCATTTTTGCGAACTTGTAAAATTTGCAGTGCGTTGTTGATGTACTTCACTCTTCCCTGGGGTAACTGTCCGGATGATTTTCTCCACGACACAACTGGTGCAGGGAATCCAGTCACGTGACAGGTTGGTAGAGTGAAGGTCCTTCCTTGAATAGCATGACGAGGTCCCGGATTGAGTGAAATCCGAGGATGAACTGAAACGAGAGAGTTAAGAAACTAGTTATTGATGTTGGTCATGTTCTCAAAAAAGTACTATGTAGCAATGTCCGTTACCAACTACTCTAGGATGTAGAGACAACTTTTTCGAGAAATAGGACCAAAAAAGCAATCAAATTAAAGAAGTGTAATTTGTGCTGATAAGGTTACCGCAGAGTAGCTTATCACAGAATCATTCGCGCAGACACTAATGTGACGCatagataaaaaataaaaccgaatttcaacaaaatgacatgTAATTTGACTTAATGGTTGCTCTACATGTTCTGATGAGTGGCGAATAATCTTTTTTGTGCAAACTGTTAGGTTCTCATTTAGTTGAGACAACACTAAGACGGTCGTACTTAAGGTCAGCGACCGATTGCAAGAGCtatttactttcattaataaaatACTAAAAGGGTTTTGCTTTGATTACTTAATGCTACCAACACTAAACAAGGACAGTCTCAATATCTTTTGTGTTGAAATGGAAGAATTTTGCTTGTGACAGAATTAAGCCTGAATAAATCTTATTCTTATACAGCCGGTTAGATTGCCTCGTTTTAACATTCTGAGCAGTTCTATTTCACCtgttaaaaaaataagaaaggcTAACAAAGATAAATTTACCGTTAACTACAAGCTGTGCCACTGTTTGTGCTTGTCCCAAGAtgtttgatgctgaacacttgTATGCACCCGAGTGTATTCTAGCGACGTTTCGCAAAAGCAACTTTCCCTCTGAGACTTCTGACAAACTTATTTCTGACTGTCCTTTCAGTTTACTCCACTTTATTGCAGGCTTTGGATTGCCGCTGACTGAACACTGGAAAGAGGCTGTCTTCCCTTCATTAACTGTTAACTTTGCCGGCGAAATAGCTGTAGCGGGAGCTGCAATTGATTCACCAGGCTCTCCTTTTGCTCCCGGCATGCCTGCGGTTCCCGTGTCGCCTTTCTGTCCTTTCTGTCCATTTTCTCCCTTGGGCCCAGACGGTCCCATGATTCCTTGCTTTCCACTTTTTCCTGGTGATCCCATGATGCCATTATCTCCTTTGTATCCGGTTCTTCCTTTCAGTCCCCTTCGTCCTCGAACGCCTTTTTCTCCCCTTGTGCCAGGTGGACCGGGAGGGCCTGGGAGACCTGTCAAACATTGGTCGATGTTTCTTTGACAAAGTTTCAGTAATAACAGTTGATCAGTTTTCAATCTCCCGCctggtgtttgtttgttttccgtTTCGTTCTTGGTTGAATAAATGTGGCGCCTATTCCGGTGAATGGTATTGCCCAGAAATTCTAAAAAGAAACAGCGACATGATAAAGCAAAAAACGCATTGCAGCTAAGAAATCTTACAGCAAGCGAGAACTTAAAACAAACGCGAAAAAACCTGCGAACGCATATGAAAGTCTTGCTCTGTCAACTCACtttacaatgcaaataaaaaGGGTCTCAATTTCTTCAAGggaaacttgttttttttaattatccaTTTAACAATTTGTAAGTTACATCGTGTATTTCTTTGTCAAATTTATGTCATAAAATTGGCTCTCCTTGATCTGACCTATATCTTCAAACATCTCCCCAGTACTAGACAGGACGCTAACAAACAATTTAGTTGGTGCTAATAAAAGGCAAGAGATCAAAAACCTTGAACTCTTTTCGACAACTGAAATCCTGCTGTTGAGGACTTTCCCCGCGTTCGCCTTTTGCGTTGTTATAGTATTCCCAGCTTATCATCATAATTGGTGTACAAACTAAATGTAAAGTTCGCGGCCAGCCTCGCAATCGAAACGCAAACGGCAACAATCGAGCACCAAAGGCAAAAATCACGTCGCCTTTTGCTTCTGAAATACCTGACCAGCTATAATTTTAGATCCTCTCCgatcatagttaatgcatggagatggttatgaaactcgacaagttcctttgtttcatgttttgtccgtatttttcgccttgaccctgcacaaaacacacctttttttcaagaagataaccaatcaaatagttcgattaaattatgcgcaactaatttgcaaacccgtgcgaagcggaaacaaaagattgtgcagggtcacggtcaattcaacatcgattgcgacaacattgttctcgcttttgaaggttctaagatttcataaccagtccctcgattaactatgctcTGATCAACTAAGGATTTAATTAAAAGATGTGTTCATCAATAGTGAGTTGGAGATACTCAGGGGTAGTCGGTAGCCACAAATTTCTTGGGGCGCGCATTTACTTTCTGACAATGAAACGATTTCATTTGACGCTCCGTAACATGGAGGTGAAATATCAATACTAATTTCGGAAAGTTGATTACCAAATAAATATGCAAGTTATTGCAATCCCCATCTTCTACCTTGTGTTTCCATGTTTCGATGTCAGTAAGGCCAGCTTTACAACAAGATGAAACTTACCCGAAAAATTCTTTGAGATTTTTGTGATGTCTGGACCTTTAGGAGGTGGCCTAACCTGGGTGTCGGTTTCCAGAGCGTCTAGTCTCTTCCTTTGCTTGTTCAACTCTAATTCAACTCTTAAAAAACCTCCGCAATAAAACACAATCGATaaaacagaaataatcgatGCAAAGGAAGGGCAACTGTTTTGAGCAGCCATTTTCATTTCAATACTCC includes these proteins:
- the LOC137970755 gene encoding uncharacterized protein isoform X2, whose translation is MKMAAQNSCPSFASIISVLSIVFYCGGFLRVELELNKQRKRLDALETDTQVRPPPKGPDITKISKNFSEFLGNTIHRNRRHIYSTKNETENKQTPGGRLKTDQLLLLKLCQRNIDQCLTGLPGPPGPPGTRGEKGVRGRRGLKGRTGYKGDNGIMGSPGKSGKQGIMGPSGPKGENGQKGQKGDTGTAGMPGAKGEPGESIAAPATAISPAKLTVNEGKTASFQCSVSGNPKPAIKWSKLKGQSEISLSEVSEGKLLLRNVARIHSGAYKCSASNILGQAQTVAQLVVNVHPRISLNPGPRHAIQGRTFTLPTCHVTGFPAPVVSWRKSSGQLPQGRVKYINNALQILQVRKNDSDFYFCSASNLLGRAEKKTMLVVVSLPQFTIKPPSKIVMILGCGTSARLNCSATGDPRPTISWRKQGGQLPVGRSQQINGMLTITNLQMSDAGNYFCTATSAGVFVVETVATLEVRKALGSSSILGNLDGKYLNKLNCFLAPVLQSPSRSRFVRCWRAKTDGWAASTFHGNCDGKGPTVTIIKVGSYIFGGYTDVSWSSSCAYASSNKSLIYSLYNINGYAPVKLQVKSGWQSRAIYRCSGYGPTFGGGHDINIVNNAASNRISNTFCGWSYPLPPGYYSTLSSCRFYAGSNRFTPTDVEVFYEKTT
- the LOC137970755 gene encoding uncharacterized protein isoform X1; protein product: MKMAAQNSCPSFASIISVLSIVFYCGGFLRVELELNKQRKRLDALETDTQVRPPPKGPDITKISKNFSEFLGNTIHRNRRHIYSTKNETENKQTPGGRLKTDQLLLLKLCQRNIDQCLTGLPGPPGPPGTRGEKGVRGRRGLKGRTGYKGDNGIMGSPGKSGKQGIMGPSGPKGENGQKGQKGDTGTAGMPGAKGEPGESIAAPATAISPAKLTVNEGKTASFQCSVSGNPKPAIKWSKLKGQSEISLSEVSEGKLLLRNVARIHSGAYKCSASNILGQAQTVAQLVVNVHPRISLNPGPRHAIQGRTFTLPTCHVTGFPAPVVSWRKSSGQLPQGRVKYINNALQILQVRKNDSDFYFCSASNLLGRAEKKTMLVVVSLPQFTIKPPSKIVMILGCGTSARLNCSATGDPRPTISWRKQGGQLPVGRSQQINGMLTITNLQMSDAGNYFCTATSAGVFVVETVATLEVRKEALGSSSILGNLDGKYLNKLNCFLAPVLQSPSRSRFVRCWRAKTDGWAASTFHGNCDGKGPTVTIIKVGSYIFGGYTDVSWSSSCAYASSNKSLIYSLYNINGYAPVKLQVKSGWQSRAIYRCSGYGPTFGGGHDINIVNNAASNRISNTFCGWSYPLPPGYYSTLSSCRFYAGSNRFTPTDVEVFYEKTT